AAGCACTAAATTTTGAGTAAATTAACACAAAATTATACCATAAAAAATTCTAACTTTCCGATGAAAAATTCCTTGCATTTAAAAGAAATCTattaaataaacttaattaaaaaatcCAACTCATTTCACCCAAAATTCacatgaagaaattaaatttattaagttgtttcaaaaaaacaaacatgttaaaatgatagagaaaagagaagaatatAATATCAGCAGTACAATTTTTTCATATGAATTTTGGGTTTCGGGTGGATCGGATCTGAATTTTAATTgagttttatttattatatttttaaaaagagtatAAAAAAAGGTTATTCAtcaaaaagttaaattttttcaATGGTATGATTTTTGTGTTAAAAAGATAGTTAGTGAGTGCAAGTAGTATTTCTAATCCCCCAAACACAATATAAGACGTTTGATcataaaaattttcattattttttgaagttcaactttcattatttcaaatatcattttataaAGCATGATCAATGATGGTTTAActtaaaatgtgaaaatattttagattCGATAGATTAccttcaactttgaatttagCTATACGGATTGTAATTCAAATCAAGTCCTACTCAAAAACCACAAAAATTGTACTAAAGAATTTGTAGGCTAAATCATATGTTAGAATTAGATTTATTACGTACTAAATATTCCTTCTAGTACAATTATTCTCTTTTAACCTTTCAATTTTAGGCAAATGATACTATAATAGATTaatctaaaatatattaaagctcaaaagaaattgttgttatttttttgtcatctaGTAGAGTAAAGTAGTTAAAATTGTTTCTCTATTTGACAATTCCAAAAGCCATGTgctaattcataaattagtcttatTATTTTCacacataactaatacaaagaTTAATTAAATACTCAACAGGTAAGTCACCTAGCTGTCTCCTTATAGCACATCAActacatatattattttgttaatattCAATTTGCCGACATGaagatgaataaaataatttttagaagtCATGCACATAACAAATACTACAAGAAAGATTCCATAATGAGATGCATAATAATGTGGTGATTAGTTTACCTATTATTTTACGCAAGATATTAGCTAtaaaatttagttatttatgCATAAGCTATTTTACATAAAATATACATgtattacttatatatatttctaaatagtaaactaaacataatattaattttatatatgaataatatgCCTTCTAAATTTGGTTTCTTATCCAATGTTAAGTACTCATATTGGAGCTCGATAATACATAAATCATTTACCTCCTAAGTTTGGTTTCTCATTCGGTATTTAATATCCACATTGGAGTCCGATTAAATCCGAATTTGCATAAGAAAGTCTTTCATTAGAGTAAAACACTCCCTAATAAAGACGACTCCGTACCCAAAATGGCTCAAATCTGAAACTTCTTATTAAGGGTGAAGACGTACTTACCACTTCACCCTAACTTTTGTTGGTATTTACCTCCTAATTAGCTACCAAATAGGTATTTGcttatacaaaatttaatatttatattaaatcatTTTCAAACCAGCTAACAAACATTCCCTTATTTTAAGAAGAATTAAAACTACTAATAACACCATACTATCTTATAGAAATCTTTCAGCACTAGAAACTATTGTTTAATGTAATTATTTGAAACAAAAAGTGAAACTTCTAGTTTAGTCTAACTAGAAGATGCTGAGCAAGGAAAAAGGCCCAACTTTGGATCATATGGTGGCACAATACTTGTGAATGGGACCTATCAACAAAATTcccataaattaaaaatttgtgaAAGGGGTTACTCATTAGCTGGCACCATTTTAATATAGTCATGGCCCCATTTACCATCATAATATCATATGATTGCCCCTAAACAAGGGGAAAAATACTAGTGCAAACCATTAAATTCTCTCTAAAGATCAAATTCACAACTCCCCATTAAAAGGGGTGTGAATAAAGtgaaggaaaaaattatttataattatttataaggTATTGAATATTCATAATGATATgaaatcttttgaagaaaatcaTGGAGGTTTGATTCAAACACTAACACTGTCGTTAGGGTATTTGCTTTTCAAAAGACTAATTTGCTACCTTTATTCAATACCTCCAAAGAACACATGCAACAAAAAAAGTTAAGTTAATTTGGTGGTTGTAGCTACTTGATTGATGTGGTTGACACATAATTAATCTTTAAATTAACACATCAATGATGATAGATCATGTGGAGCtttattcaaagaaaaaaatgatgaaggTGCGTAAGTAAAATCTTACAtggaaagtaaaaaaaaaaaaaaaaaaaaaactatttataaGGTATTGGATACTTATATTAACCCAACACGTACGAACCATAtcacatcatatttttttgatagGTTATAAGGGGGAATAAGAGTCAACAAGAAGGTTTTAACAAAATTGATGTAATTTCACAAACAATAAATTATCCACAGTCAACCTTAGTTTGGGTGGGCACTTACCATCTTGTTAAGATAGTACACTCATTAACCAAAGATTTCAAATTCGAATTGCCTTTTCTAGGAAATAGAATATCATTAGCTAGAGATTTTGGATTCGAATTGCCATTGTTAGGAAATGATTTACCCCTTTCAACGCGAATCCAAATaaattctaatatttttttcttgactcAATATAACTCCTTAAAAATGTATTCATTGTGAGAAATACAAAGGTAACATGGGATAATAATACAAATTCAGAACCAAAAATCTATATGGTGGCTGTTTTCTTCACCATAAACAGTCATTAATAACAATAAAGTTACCAAAAAGTACATgaaaaacagaagaaaaaagaaaatggagatTTTCTTTGGGGATATTTGTTAAAGGAAAGTAAAAATAAGATGACCTATTTGAACATAAAGTTTAAAATGTGGACTAAATTCACATTACACTGAAATTAGCTCTAACAACACCcataaaaaaaatctctctCCACATTTTTTCAGACATCACAAACCATATATTTGTGGCGTAAGTTGAATTACTAAAATGCCCTTCGATAGAACccttaatttgtcaaatttcAAGGACAAGACAATTGACCAAAAGGTGCAACATTTGGATCTTACTTTTCCAATTTCTACAGTTTGCCCCAAAAACTAATCAGAAACTGAAAATTAACCCCCAGAAATTTATACCTTTAGCTCCCTCTGCCAATCATCTCTTTGTACCTGAGAATTGAATCCAACCTCTGCAACTTCAACTGTTGCTTGAATTTGTTGATGAAATCATCGGCTTTTGCATCGACTTCATTGTCTTCATCGCTTGTTTTAGCATTCTTCTCCCTTGTAGTCGCCGGCCGCCGAGCTTCTACGATGGTTTCTTCTTCAAAATGCGCAAATGGCGATTTCATACTAGCTGATTTCTTCATCTTCGTCGGCAACTTCACCGGAGGTTCACCTGCTGACGGCTTCGTATCTGATCTGCTCCTGCTCACGTGTCGTTCACTTAACTGACTGTACACTTCATCCAAGCTCTTCATCTCaccttcctcttcttcatcatcttcatttTCCTCTTCGATTTGCTGAAAATCGAAATGGGTCTCCATATTTTTAAGTTTCTGTTCATGGGTGTGCTGGAAAATGAACTGGGTCGATTTCGATTTATCTGGAAGGGTTTCTTCAAAATGGAAATCCGGTTCCATATTTCCGAATTTTTGTTCATGGGTGTGCTGAAATAGGTACTGGGTCTGTGTATCTGGGAGATTTTCCTGATGGGTTTGCTGGAAATCGTACTGGGTTTGTGCCTTTTGGACATTCTTCTCTTGATTGAAAATATACTGGGTGGTGGTGTCTGGTTCTACGGTAGTATGTTCAGGAGATGGTTCAAATATGTAATGTGTTGGTGGTTCGAATGGTGGGGTTTCTTGTTGATGGGGATGGGGATGTTCAAAGCTGTAATCCTTAGCAGGTTCTTGAGATCTGTAATTGGAGAAATTAATGGATTTGATGCgttgaagaagagaaggagATCTCACAAGTTTAGTGGGCTGTtgttgttgtggctgattttgTGAGTAATCTTCCTGTTGATGTGAGTTGTCTTGTTGTTGTTTTGGATGATTATGTTTTTGGTTAGCTAAGGAAGAAGTAAAAGCAATGGTACCTATCATAACATTGAGAAGAACAAAAAGAACAGTGGGAGTGAACCAGCTATTCATGGATGCCCAGATTGAAGAATAGACAGTAGATACAGAATCATCAAACATGGTGattttctagagagagagagaaatggaAGTGAAAGTGGAGAGCAAAGATTGGAGTGTGGTATTGAACAGAGTTTGGAGATAGTAAAAGcagaggagagagagagagagaggggctAGAAGATGGCAAGTGGTGGGTGGGATCAGGGCATGGGGATGAATGATAGTTGGGTGCGCTATACTTTATTTTCTTTGCATGGGATTTCTTTAACCTCAATATTTTCTAATCAAAATCATGTAGGagtaaaatatttgatatgataACATActatcataatttataaatattattttcataaaattatataactTATAGCTTATCCTTGATAAATTTAACTTGCATATATGGATAGTGTTTGACCCTGATCTAGTCAATCAGTTAGATGGCAGCATGAACAAGGTTTTAAAGCATGTTGACCTTGTCACTTGCATAAGCCAAGGAAACAAACATGCAAGACTAAGTTGGCGATGGACCGTTGACAAAGTTCAGATGTACAAAATGGCACCAAAGTCTGATTTCGAAATGGCAAgtgaggaccaatgacttgagGGCAAGGCAGCTTGGTGAGGACTTGACAAGATGAACGCTTAATAATGTTATGTGGGCATGGTATTGATATTCAAAGACTTCCAAAGGCAAATGACTGGCAAAGCTAAGGCAACAATGCAAAGGGCATTGATGCCAACGTGAGATAAGGAAATGACATAGTTTTAAACATTGGTCTGGCATCATTGAGTGAGAGCAATGAAAGTTTGAAAAGACTAAGTAAGGCAATGGTATGCATGGGTGTAGCTCGGCCAGAAGACAAGCAAAGCCAAATCTATCCGGCGGTTACAAAGCATATGTCAAGCACATGATTGGTGGTTACAAAAAGTGCAGTCTTATCCTATTTCGGTTAAAGCTTGATTTTGGCGCCTTGTTTGAATTAATTTGAATATCCTAAGTAGTTGTGGATTGTCAACTACATAGGAGAGGATCAGACTAAAGCCAACAAGTGTTTCCTTCCTTTTACGCCACTTGGAtgcataaaattataaatgtgTAGGCTGCCTAATGTGGAATTTCGAATTGGTTGTTCTAAGTATTAGGGAATACTAATTAGAGTGACGAATCTAAGTATAAGGTGTAGGGTGATCTTATAGTGTCAAGGCTGGTACAAATAAGTGTTCTTGTATTCACTTTAATTAATACGAGTTGGAATTGAGTTTTTCGTAAAGCTGATTGTCTTATTCTCTTTTCCTAAATTGCTTGGCTATCTTCTATATTGTTGCCTATTGGTTTATATTGCCTAAAAATGTCCAAGTGTTAGCCTCAAAATGTTGCTGCCTATATTTCGAGTTAAAGCCAAAACAATCCTAAATTTGTTTAAGTATTGGAAGGCTAACGTCAACAAGGTTATTGGCTGTCGAAGTGGGTTAAATCAGTGAACTACTTAGTGTTCAATGAGCAAACCCCTTACAAATAGTGTATACATAATTTATATGTGATGAGTACAATTTTGCCAGTGACAAAGAAGTCTATATTTTTATAAGTGAACGTTTTATGCTTCTTagttaaaaattatatgtaattattttttagcaaAAAGAGGGATGTAATATGAGAACCTCTCAATAGATCACCatcttaatatttttcttaatcaaaTGTCACGTCCCAAGCCTACATCCTGGGCGCGACTggtactcgagaaccattgttggccccaagcgaacccttgtctGACTTACTACTCAGCGATAGACTTATATAACAAGGAAATAGTCTCAAAATATGAACTCATGAAttaaacttagaatgtcttaaaagaaacattcaactagccaagaTGACAACTCAAGACtcaaaacataagccaataacaagataaagacaaatgaataactaactgtctatgaagcctctaacaactgagatggacgtcgggacaagacctacgacatcctaatgaactaactaataaagtaataaaagggatcctccggaagcaaggaggctcaccaacaactctgaagctcaactagaatcaacattgcactggatgttgatcctagttACTTGTATTTGTATCATAACAACGAtgcaacccaaatgacatcattacattgaatgtacgagcatgcgaggggaattctaaaacaagacataatcttgaaaggaactgaaagaacatacCTAAGCTCAACTCTCAACTTAactaactcatttcaatataaggcaataaGAGGAatgtaatataaagaaaagcttttaaaacatggataacaagtttatgtatttagaaatacaaaagCAACTcagtatgtatgcaaagatacaatataaactctgtttgtgtataaaaatacaattaactctgtgtatataagaatacaaaatacttctaTGGGAGGTTCTCTAACAGaaaaccatcacttaagagctatgtgatggtacaacattttgcctcacgctgtcagggtcgtcctataccttgccaggagtctagaacctaactactaagtggatccactagtttatgctaaaaggaataaggaatcatctaaaaagtatgaccatttttcaacccatgatgactacatggtttatggggctgggagttgtctgaactctcccccatattggtgctcaatactactcccaaaatataactagatcatatgtttaaaaacataactttttctatggtttgagataactagcccaaaggctcttcaggaaatcaatgtttcctcttttgtttaattgtgaaagcatttactctttactgaaaactagctcaaaggctcttttggaaatcgatgtttcctttcttgtttaaatgtgaaaacatttactctttgggaatacatagttcccatatgctcttttgaagaaatgaacttcactctttactctttttctcaactcaaaactcaagtcctAAAACAAGTTTAatgcatttgcaaaagacttttgaaaggactctaagaactctctagagttggctcttaacttttcttgaatttgaaatttatggattcaagctTGTAATTTGTGATACAAAAGATctcgtgatgtttaggagtgtttttagatagttaaNNNNNNNNNNNNNNNNNNNNNNNNNNNNNNNNNNNNNNNNNNNNNNNNNNNNNNNNNNNNNNNNNNNNNNNNNNNNNNNNNNNNNNNNNNNNNNNNNNNNNNNNNNNNNNNNNNNNNNNNNNNNNNNNNNNNNNNNNNNNNNNNNNNNNNNNNNNNNNNNNNNNNNNNNNNNNNNNNNNNNNNNNNNNNNNNNNNNNNNNNNNNNNNNNNNNNNNNNNNNNNNNNNNNNNNNNNNNNNNNNNNNNNNNNNNNNNNNNNNNNNNNNNNNNNNNNNNNNNNNNNNNNNNNNNNNNNNNNNNNNNNNNNNNNNNNNNNNNNNNNNNN
This genomic stretch from Solanum stenotomum isolate F172 chromosome 10, ASM1918654v1, whole genome shotgun sequence harbors:
- the LOC125841125 gene encoding pathogen-associated molecular patterns-induced protein A70-like yields the protein MFDDSVSTVYSSIWASMNSWFTPTVLFVLLNVMIGTIAFTSSLANQKHNHPKQQQDNSHQQEDYSQNQPQQQQPTKLVRSPSLLQRIKSINFSNYRSQEPAKDYSFEHPHPHQQETPPFEPPTHYIFEPSPEHTTVEPDTTTQYIFNQEKNVQKAQTQYDFQQTHQENLPDTQTQYLFQHTHEQKFGNMEPDFHFEETLPDKSKSTQFIFQHTHEQKLKNMETHFDFQQIEEENEDDEEEEGEMKSLDEVYSQLSERHVSRSRSDTKPSAGEPPVKLPTKMKKSASMKSPFAHFEEETIVEARRPATTREKNAKTSDEDNEVDAKADDFINKFKQQLKLQRLDSILRYKEMIGRGS